The Deltaproteobacteria bacterium genomic sequence CCGACCAGAAGCGGAAAACGCATTATGTTTTTGACCCTTGAGGATGAAGAAGGGCTCTTTGATCTGACCGTATTTGAAGATGTCCATGCCCGATATGCAAAAAACATCCTGGCCAGTTCGGCGCTCCTGGTAGAGGGCGTGCTGAACCGTTTTGGGTTAAGGGGTGTATCAATAGTAGCCAGGCGCTTTTGGACCCTGAAGGAATTTTACGAAAGGCTTAAAGATGAAAAGGATAAGGATTGGCACGGCCTCCTGGACCGACAAAACCCTGATAAAAAGCGGGAGCTTCTACCCGAGGCAAGTAACTACCGCGGAAGGCCGGCTTAGATTTTACGCCGACCATTTTGACACCGTGGAAGTCGACTCTTCCTACTATGCGTTGCCCGCCGAGAGAAATGCAGTCCTTTGGGCCGAGCGGACACCACCCGGTTTTGTCTTTCACATCAAGGCCTACTCTATGCTCACGGGCCATCCCACTCTGGTAAAAAGTATCCCGAAGGTGTTGCAAGCAGAGCTTCCAAAACCGATCCTGGCCAGGACCCAGGCCAAAGAATTTCCAAAGGAGATTGTGGAGGCCGCCTTTGACATGTTTTCATCGGCCTTGGGCCCCTTGAAAAAGGCCGGAAAGCTCGGGTGCCTCCTTTTTCAATTCCCCCCTTGGTTCCTGCCGTCCGCTGAGGCATATGCCCGGATGGAACTCGTCAGGGAAAAGCTCCCCGACCATCATCTGGCAGTAGAATTTCGCAACTGGCGCTGGATTATCACCCCGGAAAAAGAGAGATCTTTAAAATTTTTAAAAAAACATGCCTTCTCCTATGTAGTCATAGATGCCCCCTGGATTAAGGGTTGGGAGGGACCTCCGGCAGTCACGGCGCCTATTGCTTACATCCGCCTCCATGGTCGAAACCGCGAGAACTGGTTCAAGAAGGGGATAGATACCGTGGAGCGTTACAGATATCTTTACAACGAAGAAGAGCTGAAGAAGTGGGCTGAAAAAGTAAAGGGATCGAGCAATCAAGCTGATCAAACCTTTGTTCTTTTCAACAATTGCTATAAAAACTACGGCATCA encodes the following:
- a CDS encoding DUF72 domain-containing protein translates to MKRIRIGTASWTDKTLIKSGSFYPRQVTTAEGRLRFYADHFDTVEVDSSYYALPAERNAVLWAERTPPGFVFHIKAYSMLTGHPTLVKSIPKVLQAELPKPILARTQAKEFPKEIVEAAFDMFSSALGPLKKAGKLGCLLFQFPPWFLPSAEAYARMELVREKLPDHHLAVEFRNWRWIITPEKERSLKFLKKHAFSYVVIDAPWIKGWEGPPAVTAPIAYIRLHGRNRENWFKKGIDTVERYRYLYNEEELKKWAEKVKGSSNQADQTFVLFNNCYKNYGIKNAKTLEQLLQESEIQLRRSINQSKYE